In Leptodesmis sichuanensis A121, the following are encoded in one genomic region:
- a CDS encoding Ycf66 family protein: MLAYILAIGVGLGSFALYMAAFFFPEVHRRNDFIWSGIGLFYALVLWIYAPRITGGLLLGQMAGVALLGWLGWQTFWLRRQAAPLDQQTPIPSAAELQTGFRSVASSNGRSQWVGQVSRLFQQVKEGVQATVATTTQAKSPPPPAPTDTYIPPSLEEFGTAGQEAAKRFARVKLPDSEATLNNSSKTDSRAIESARATRESAAAARSSSTVVGIKEKGRGRMAAAARKQAIAPQPDLDRSPANSPSQPTSAKPSNRPAGGLGGTAQSLFKGFSKKKESKPVYVRKQYREAVAEVPETQKAEIITPAATGTVDSVNPHAATTPDLQVEVVAEVVSEELVPDLLGNPPYEVTAAEIVEELLEDISAQEAGATPSNLMDSRVEYETVELQAPPQP, encoded by the coding sequence ATGCTGGCATACATTCTGGCAATTGGGGTTGGATTGGGCAGCTTTGCGCTGTACATGGCCGCCTTTTTCTTTCCGGAGGTGCATCGCAGGAACGACTTTATCTGGAGTGGGATTGGGTTGTTTTATGCGCTGGTGCTTTGGATTTATGCTCCCCGCATTACTGGAGGACTGTTACTGGGGCAGATGGCAGGGGTGGCCCTGTTGGGATGGTTGGGCTGGCAAACCTTCTGGTTACGTCGTCAGGCGGCTCCCCTGGATCAGCAAACACCCATCCCGTCAGCCGCAGAGTTACAGACTGGCTTCCGATCTGTTGCCAGTTCTAATGGTCGATCGCAATGGGTGGGGCAGGTCTCCCGGCTGTTTCAGCAGGTCAAGGAAGGGGTACAGGCGACGGTGGCAACTACAACTCAAGCTAAAAGTCCTCCCCCTCCAGCCCCAACTGATACTTACATTCCTCCCAGCCTGGAAGAATTTGGCACGGCAGGGCAAGAAGCGGCCAAACGGTTTGCCAGAGTTAAACTTCCTGACTCAGAAGCGACTCTCAATAATTCTTCCAAGACAGATTCCCGTGCGATCGAATCGGCACGAGCTACCCGTGAAAGTGCCGCGGCTGCCCGCAGTTCTTCGACAGTGGTAGGGATCAAAGAGAAAGGACGGGGCCGGATGGCAGCCGCTGCTCGTAAACAGGCGATCGCCCCCCAGCCTGACCTCGATAGATCACCTGCAAATTCACCATCACAGCCCACTTCTGCAAAACCATCCAACCGTCCAGCGGGGGGACTCGGTGGCACAGCTCAATCGCTGTTTAAGGGCTTCTCTAAGAAAAAGGAAAGCAAGCCTGTGTATGTCCGGAAACAATACCGGGAGGCTGTGGCAGAAGTTCCAGAAACTCAGAAGGCAGAAATTATTACTCCGGCTGCAACCGGGACAGTAGACTCTGTGAATCCCCATGCTGCAACCACACCCGATCTGCAAGTCGAGGTCGTGGCGGAAGTGGTGAGTGAGGAACTGGTTCCCGATCTTCTGGGTAATCCGCCCTATGAAGTGACAGCCGCAGAAATTGTTGAGGAACTGCTGGAGGATATTTCGGCTCAGGAAGCGGGGGCGACTCCCTCTAACCTGATGGATTCCAGAGTGGAGTATGAAACGGTTGAACTTCAGGCTCCCCCACAACCATGA
- the lpxA gene encoding acyl-ACP--UDP-N-acetylglucosamine O-acyltransferase, with translation MATLIHPTAVIHPGAELDSSVKVGPYAVIGEKVKVGPETWIGAHVVLDGWTEIGARNQIFPGAAIGLASQDKKYDGSDSLVKIGDDNRIREFVTINCATYADEVTLIGDRNLIMAYTHVAHNCVIENQVVITNAVSLGGHVHIESQARVGGMTGIHQGVRIGQLSMVGGMSRITRDVPPYFLIEGNPARVRSLNLVGLQRAGVADLENGEVFRSLKQAFRILYRSGLSLNEALEKLETQLSNEYLQHLHQFLQLSQQVGRRGPTPGAKVGEDSEGD, from the coding sequence ATGGCAACCCTGATTCATCCCACTGCTGTTATTCATCCTGGTGCTGAACTCGATTCCAGCGTGAAGGTCGGCCCCTATGCTGTGATTGGCGAGAAAGTGAAGGTTGGCCCTGAGACGTGGATTGGAGCACATGTCGTTCTGGATGGGTGGACTGAAATTGGGGCACGCAATCAGATCTTCCCAGGAGCCGCGATCGGTCTGGCTTCCCAGGACAAGAAATATGATGGTTCGGACAGTCTGGTGAAGATCGGCGACGATAACCGGATTCGTGAGTTTGTCACGATTAACTGTGCCACCTATGCCGATGAAGTGACACTGATTGGCGATCGCAACCTGATTATGGCCTATACCCATGTCGCCCATAATTGCGTAATTGAGAATCAGGTGGTGATCACGAATGCCGTGTCTTTGGGGGGCCATGTTCATATTGAGTCCCAGGCCAGAGTCGGGGGCATGACCGGAATTCACCAGGGGGTGCGGATTGGCCAATTGTCTATGGTTGGAGGGATGAGCCGGATTACCAGAGATGTCCCTCCTTATTTTCTGATAGAAGGAAATCCAGCACGGGTACGATCGCTCAATCTGGTGGGCTTACAACGGGCTGGGGTGGCCGATCTGGAAAATGGGGAAGTCTTCCGCTCTTTGAAGCAAGCTTTTCGGATTCTGTATCGATCGGGCCTCTCCCTGAACGAAGCATTGGAGAAGCTAGAAACGCAACTGAGCAATGAGTATCTGCAACATTTGCATCAGTTTCTCCAATTATCTCAACAGGTCGGACGGCGTGGGCCAACTCCAGGAGCCAAAGTGGGTGAAGACTCAGAGGGTGACTAA
- the fabZ gene encoding 3-hydroxyacyl-ACP dehydratase FabZ, with protein sequence MSTLTDFNAADPALSHGQASDNPATNPLDSNPEGKSTLTIEEIHRLLPHRYPFSLVDRIIDYVPGKLAVGVKNVTFNEPHFQGHFPGRPIMPGVLIVEAMAQVGGIVLTQMADLQGGLFMFAGIDGVRFRRPVVPGDQLIMTVELLSVKRRRFGKMQGRAEVDGQLAAEGEFMFSLVD encoded by the coding sequence ATGTCAACTCTCACTGATTTCAATGCTGCTGATCCTGCTCTCAGTCATGGGCAAGCCTCAGACAATCCAGCCACCAACCCGCTAGACTCAAACCCTGAAGGCAAAAGCACGTTGACGATTGAAGAAATCCATCGACTGCTGCCTCACCGCTACCCGTTTTCTCTCGTCGATCGCATTATTGACTATGTTCCTGGCAAACTAGCCGTTGGCGTAAAAAACGTCACCTTTAACGAACCGCATTTCCAGGGGCACTTTCCTGGTCGCCCGATTATGCCCGGTGTGCTGATTGTGGAAGCGATGGCGCAGGTAGGTGGCATTGTGCTGACCCAAATGGCTGATCTGCAAGGCGGATTGTTTATGTTTGCGGGAATTGATGGCGTGCGGTTTCGTCGTCCTGTGGTTCCTGGCGATCAGTTGATTATGACAGTGGAACTCCTGAGCGTGAAGCGCCGTCGGTTCGGCAAAATGCAGGGACGGGCCGAAGTGGATGGACAACTGGCGGCAGAAGGCGAATTTATGTTCTCGTTAGTAGACTGA
- the lpxB gene encoding lipid-A-disaccharide synthase, translating into MTKLFISTGEVSGDLQGALLIEALHRQAASMGLELEIVALGGDRMARAGATLLGNTSEIGSMGIFESLRFVLPTLQVQRRAKHYLKQHPPDMAILIDYMSPNIAWCGYFSRFLPTMPVVYYIAPQEWVWSLNSYNTDRVVQTTKVLAIFPEEARYFQQKGGRVSWVGHPLVDRMQTALQRDNARATLGIAPDQLLITLLPASRQQEIKYLLPVICQAAQQIQAKLPDVRFLVPLALEKYRQPIEQAIQSYGLQATVISDHVGTQTDAPAASITLQAIAAADLAITKSGTVNLEIALLNVPQVVLYRVNSATAWVLKHFLKFSIPFMSPPNLVMMKAIVPEFMQDEATPDNLAQESLEILLNPERRQTMMVDYQNLRQALGEPGVCDRAAKEILQLLPTK; encoded by the coding sequence GTGACTAAGCTATTTATCAGTACCGGAGAAGTCTCAGGCGACTTGCAAGGGGCACTGCTCATCGAAGCGCTGCACCGTCAGGCAGCCTCTATGGGATTGGAGCTAGAGATTGTAGCTCTGGGGGGCGATCGCATGGCTAGGGCAGGGGCAACTTTGCTGGGAAATACCAGCGAAATTGGCTCAATGGGCATTTTTGAATCCCTGCGGTTTGTGCTGCCTACCCTGCAGGTGCAACGCCGAGCCAAACATTATCTCAAGCAGCACCCGCCGGATATGGCCATTTTGATTGATTACATGAGTCCTAATATTGCCTGGTGCGGCTATTTTTCCAGGTTCCTGCCCACCATGCCAGTAGTATATTACATCGCTCCTCAAGAGTGGGTGTGGTCACTCAACTCCTACAACACCGACCGAGTCGTACAAACCACGAAAGTTTTAGCGATCTTTCCTGAAGAAGCCCGCTATTTTCAGCAGAAAGGGGGCCGAGTCAGTTGGGTGGGCCATCCGCTGGTCGATCGCATGCAAACGGCATTACAGCGAGATAATGCCCGTGCGACCCTGGGCATCGCTCCCGATCAACTTTTGATTACCCTGCTCCCTGCCTCGCGCCAGCAGGAAATTAAATACCTGTTGCCCGTCATCTGTCAAGCGGCTCAGCAGATTCAGGCAAAACTTCCCGATGTACGTTTTCTGGTACCCCTGGCGTTAGAGAAGTATCGGCAGCCGATCGAACAGGCTATTCAATCCTACGGACTACAGGCCACAGTCATCTCCGATCACGTTGGAACGCAGACTGATGCCCCAGCAGCGTCCATCACCCTGCAGGCGATCGCCGCTGCCGACCTGGCGATCACCAAATCCGGCACTGTGAATCTCGAAATTGCGCTGTTGAATGTGCCTCAGGTTGTGCTTTACAGAGTTAACTCCGCTACCGCCTGGGTACTCAAGCATTTCCTGAAGTTTTCCATCCCCTTTATGTCTCCCCCCAATCTGGTGATGATGAAAGCGATCGTGCCGGAGTTCATGCAGGATGAGGCCACTCCAGACAATCTGGCTCAGGAATCTCTGGAGATTCTCCTCAATCCCGAACGCCGTCAGACCATGATGGTCGATTACCAGAACCTGCGGCAGGCATTAGGAGAACCAGGGGTCTGCGATCGAGCGGCAAAGGAGATCCTGCAACTTCTACCAACGAAATAG
- a CDS encoding sigma-70 family RNA polymerase sigma factor: MSAESPSNPGQTDAIHASSIEQEFDIDLDIEIDIDEDELEDLEQHLDVSDFAPRKPPVKFTKAERLGLTDDSVGLFLREMARYPLLTQAQEIELAREIVKGGPQGEIAKRKLVRSNLRLVVSIAKKYLNRGVPFLDLIQEGAMGLMRAAEKFDYERGYKFSTYAYWWIRQGITRAIASQSRTVRLPVHMVEKLNQVRKARQTLSQKLGRKPTKQEIAMELEIDEDKLDHVLDVSQGTLSLHAWVGREEDTELMQLIEDSDNVAPNDCLDHKLLCDRLNSVLEHLSDRERDIIKLRFGLTDGQHYTLSEIGELYHLSRERVRQIQAKAMRKLRHPRRQALLKDWMR, from the coding sequence ATGAGTGCCGAATCGCCTTCCAATCCTGGACAAACTGATGCTATTCACGCCAGTTCTATCGAGCAAGAATTCGATATCGATCTGGATATCGAGATTGATATTGATGAGGATGAACTGGAAGATTTAGAACAACATTTAGATGTATCTGACTTTGCCCCCAGGAAGCCTCCCGTCAAGTTTACAAAAGCAGAGCGTCTGGGTTTGACAGACGATTCTGTGGGCTTATTTCTGCGCGAAATGGCACGCTATCCTCTCCTAACTCAAGCCCAAGAAATTGAGTTAGCTCGTGAAATTGTCAAAGGAGGACCACAGGGCGAAATTGCCAAACGCAAATTAGTGCGATCGAACCTACGTCTGGTGGTTTCAATTGCCAAGAAATATCTCAACCGGGGCGTTCCCTTTCTGGATCTGATTCAGGAAGGAGCGATGGGGTTGATGCGAGCCGCAGAAAAGTTTGATTATGAGCGGGGCTATAAATTCTCGACCTACGCTTACTGGTGGATTCGTCAGGGAATTACCCGTGCGATCGCGTCTCAATCTCGAACGGTGCGTCTACCCGTTCACATGGTGGAAAAACTGAATCAGGTTCGCAAAGCGCGTCAAACGCTCTCACAGAAATTGGGGCGTAAACCCACCAAACAAGAAATTGCGATGGAGCTAGAGATTGATGAGGACAAGTTAGATCACGTTTTAGATGTTAGCCAGGGAACGCTGTCTCTGCACGCCTGGGTAGGTCGGGAAGAAGATACGGAACTCATGCAATTAATCGAAGATTCCGATAATGTGGCTCCCAACGATTGTCTCGATCACAAATTATTGTGCGATCGCCTGAACTCGGTTTTGGAACACTTGAGCGATCGGGAACGAGACATCATCAAACTGCGGTTTGGACTCACTGATGGTCAGCATTACACCCTGTCAGAAATTGGTGAGCTGTATCATCTTTCCAGAGAACGGGTACGTCAGATTCAGGCCAAAGCTATGCGAAAACTGCGCCATCCCCGCCGTCAGGCCCTCTTAAAGGATTGGATGCGCTAA
- the gnd gene encoding decarboxylating NADP(+)-dependent phosphogluconate dehydrogenase, which produces MTQQFGVIGLAVMGENLALNVERNGFPVAVYNRSREKTDEFMATRAKGKNFVAAYTLEDFVASLERPRKILIMVKAGAPVDAVIDQLKPLLDEGDILIDGGNSLFTDTQRRAAALESEKFTFIGMGVSGGEEGALLGPSLMPGGTKQAYDYLEPILTRIAAQVDDGPCVTYIGPGGAGHYVKMVHNGIEYGDMQLIAEAYDLMKNVLGLNATQLHEVFAEWNTTDELNSYLIEITADVFKVMDPDTGIPLVDEILDAAGQKGTGRWTVDNALEIGVPIPTIIAAVTARIMSSYKQERVAAAKELVGPSTTFDGDVKAFVAKVRDALYCSKMCSYAQGMALLSKASQVYGFNLNLGECARIWKGGCIIRAGFLNKIKHAFDDNPSLPNLLLAPEFKQSILDRQSAWREVVATAARLGIAVPAFSASLDYFDSYRRDRLPQNLTQAQRDYFGAHTYERIDKPGVFHTDWIHVADEVPEPMMAK; this is translated from the coding sequence ATGACACAACAATTTGGTGTAATCGGTCTCGCCGTTATGGGCGAAAATTTGGCATTAAACGTTGAACGCAACGGATTTCCTGTGGCTGTCTACAACCGCAGCCGTGAAAAAACAGATGAATTCATGGCAACGCGAGCCAAGGGAAAGAATTTTGTGGCGGCCTATACCCTGGAAGATTTTGTCGCTTCCCTGGAACGCCCCCGCAAGATTCTGATCATGGTTAAGGCAGGTGCTCCCGTTGATGCCGTGATTGATCAATTGAAACCCTTGTTGGACGAGGGGGATATTCTGATCGATGGCGGCAACTCCCTGTTCACGGATACTCAACGACGGGCAGCGGCTTTGGAATCGGAAAAATTCACCTTCATTGGGATGGGAGTCAGTGGTGGGGAAGAAGGCGCACTGCTTGGCCCCAGTCTGATGCCCGGTGGTACAAAGCAGGCTTACGACTATCTGGAGCCGATTCTCACCAGGATTGCGGCTCAGGTGGATGATGGCCCCTGCGTCACCTACATTGGGCCAGGAGGTGCAGGCCACTACGTGAAGATGGTACACAACGGTATTGAGTATGGCGATATGCAATTGATTGCAGAAGCCTATGATCTGATGAAAAACGTGCTGGGGCTGAATGCCACTCAGTTGCATGAAGTCTTTGCCGAATGGAACACCACCGATGAACTCAACTCTTACCTGATTGAGATTACAGCCGATGTATTTAAGGTAATGGATCCAGACACAGGCATTCCCCTGGTGGATGAAATTCTGGATGCAGCGGGACAAAAGGGAACGGGACGGTGGACAGTCGATAATGCGCTGGAAATTGGGGTGCCGATTCCCACGATCATTGCGGCAGTTACGGCCCGGATCATGTCCTCCTATAAGCAAGAGCGAGTGGCCGCCGCAAAAGAACTGGTTGGCCCATCCACAACCTTCGATGGAGACGTAAAAGCCTTTGTTGCTAAAGTGCGGGATGCGCTCTACTGCTCTAAGATGTGCTCCTATGCTCAAGGCATGGCTCTACTCAGTAAAGCCTCTCAGGTTTATGGCTTTAACCTGAATCTGGGCGAATGTGCCCGCATCTGGAAAGGCGGCTGCATCATTCGGGCAGGCTTCCTGAACAAGATCAAGCACGCTTTTGATGACAATCCATCTCTGCCCAACCTGCTGCTGGCTCCAGAGTTTAAGCAAAGCATCCTCGATCGCCAGTCTGCCTGGAGAGAAGTCGTCGCCACTGCTGCCAGGCTGGGGATTGCCGTTCCTGCCTTCAGTGCTTCGCTGGATTACTTCGACAGCTACCGTCGCGATCGCCTGCCGCAAAACCTCACTCAGGCCCAACGCGACTACTTCGGTGCTCATACCTACGAACGGATTGACAAACCCGGTGTCTTCCACACGGATTGGATTCACGTTGCGGATGAAGTTCCCGAACCGATGATGGCGAAGTGA
- the ppk1 gene encoding polyphosphate kinase 1: MRKRKAPPVEINLSDPQYYFNRELSWIEFNNRVLHEAFDPRTPLLERLKFLSIFSSNLDEYFMVRVAALKQQVEAQVTRLSADGRTAQEQLDLISQRLRPMVMQQHQHFEQALRPQLAAQGIYLLDYVDLNQEQRNYLHNYFEAQIFPVLTPLAIDPSHPFPYISNLSLNLAVVIQDTETGKELYARVKVPSSLPRFLPLPEDLRMQEKGTPAIWTGVPLEQVIAHNLAHLFPGMNIQEYHPFRVTRDGDLDLSEDEAEDLLLAIEQELRKRRVGGSVVRLELHASMPDTLRAMLLHEMDLTEQDVYEANGLLCLRDLISLIDLPLPELKDPRWPSSIPAAFRSLPELSEDEVDPQNNVFAILRQQDVMVHHPYHSFSRTVQRFITEAAYDPAVLAIKMTLYRTSGDSPIVNALIAAAENGKQVSVLVELKARFDEENNINWARKLESAGVHVVYGLVGLKTHTKVVLVVRREDGRMHRYVHIGTGNYNHRTARFYTDVGLLSSRPDLGADLTDLFNFLTGYSRQQTYRKLLVAPVSLRDRMTALIRREAEHARKGFHGRIVAKMNSLIDQPLIATLYEASQAGVRIDLIVRGMCCLRPGVPGVSDNIRVMSIVGRFLEHSRIFYFHNRGQEEIFIGSADWMPRNLDRRVEAVVPVEDPAIAKDLEEVLGIMLADNRQAWDLQSDGRYVQRRPAADSPEQSSQKILMEIV, encoded by the coding sequence ATGCGTAAACGCAAAGCGCCTCCGGTAGAAATTAACCTGAGCGACCCCCAATATTATTTCAATCGAGAATTAAGCTGGATTGAATTTAACAATCGGGTGTTACACGAAGCCTTTGACCCCCGTACTCCCCTGTTGGAGCGCTTAAAGTTTCTCTCTATCTTTAGCTCCAACCTGGATGAGTACTTTATGGTACGGGTGGCTGCCCTGAAACAACAGGTGGAGGCTCAGGTGACTCGTCTTTCTGCGGATGGCCGCACCGCTCAGGAGCAGCTTGACTTGATCAGCCAGCGTCTGCGTCCGATGGTGATGCAACAACATCAGCACTTTGAGCAAGCCCTTCGGCCTCAGTTAGCCGCTCAGGGTATCTACCTGCTGGATTACGTAGACCTCAACCAGGAACAGCGGAATTACCTGCATAACTATTTTGAAGCCCAAATTTTTCCTGTGCTTACGCCGCTGGCGATCGACCCCAGCCATCCCTTTCCCTACATTTCCAATCTCAGCCTGAACCTGGCCGTTGTTATCCAGGACACGGAAACCGGGAAAGAATTGTATGCCCGCGTGAAAGTGCCCAGTAGCTTACCTCGCTTTCTGCCGCTGCCGGAAGACTTACGGATGCAGGAGAAAGGCACCCCTGCGATCTGGACCGGTGTGCCTCTAGAACAAGTGATTGCCCATAACCTGGCTCACCTGTTTCCGGGCATGAACATCCAGGAATACCATCCCTTCCGGGTAACGAGAGACGGCGATCTGGATCTCTCCGAAGATGAAGCGGAGGATTTGCTGCTGGCGATCGAGCAGGAACTGCGTAAACGTCGGGTTGGTGGCTCCGTGGTGCGGTTAGAACTCCATGCTTCCATGCCGGACACCCTGCGGGCCATGCTGCTGCATGAAATGGATTTGACCGAACAGGATGTGTATGAAGCAAATGGGTTGTTATGCCTGCGGGACTTAATCTCATTGATTGATCTACCCTTACCAGAATTGAAAGACCCCCGCTGGCCCTCCTCCATTCCCGCAGCCTTCCGGTCGTTGCCGGAGCTATCCGAGGATGAAGTTGACCCTCAAAATAACGTGTTTGCGATTTTGCGCCAGCAAGATGTGATGGTGCATCATCCCTATCACTCCTTCTCCAGAACGGTGCAGCGGTTCATTACCGAGGCGGCCTACGATCCTGCGGTGCTGGCGATCAAAATGACGCTTTACCGCACCTCTGGGGATTCACCGATCGTCAATGCCCTGATTGCTGCTGCCGAGAACGGGAAGCAAGTCTCCGTGCTGGTGGAACTGAAGGCCCGTTTTGATGAAGAGAACAATATCAACTGGGCACGCAAGTTAGAAAGTGCCGGAGTTCACGTCGTCTATGGATTGGTCGGCCTCAAGACCCATACCAAAGTGGTGCTGGTGGTGCGTCGAGAAGACGGACGGATGCATCGCTATGTTCATATCGGGACTGGCAACTATAACCACAGAACGGCCCGATTTTACACCGATGTAGGGCTTCTCAGCAGTCGCCCAGACCTGGGTGCAGATTTAACGGATTTATTTAACTTCTTGACGGGCTACTCCCGGCAACAGACCTATCGGAAATTATTAGTCGCTCCTGTCAGTCTGCGCGATCGCATGACCGCCTTAATTCGCCGGGAAGCGGAACACGCCCGCAAGGGATTTCATGGGCGGATTGTTGCCAAAATGAACAGCCTGATTGACCAGCCCCTGATCGCTACCTTATATGAAGCCTCTCAGGCTGGAGTGCGGATTGACTTGATCGTGCGCGGGATGTGCTGCCTGCGTCCGGGAGTACCAGGAGTCAGTGACAATATTCGGGTTATGAGTATTGTGGGCCGCTTTCTGGAACACTCGCGCATCTTTTACTTCCATAATCGGGGCCAGGAAGAAATCTTTATCGGTAGTGCCGACTGGATGCCTCGCAATCTCGATCGCCGGGTAGAGGCGGTGGTGCCCGTGGAAGATCCCGCGATCGCCAAAGACCTGGAAGAGGTTCTGGGCATTATGTTGGCTGACAATCGTCAGGCCTGGGATCTGCAATCCGATGGCCGATATGTGCAGCGTCGTCCAGCAGCAGATAGCCCTGAACAAAGTTCACAAAAAATTTTGATGGAAATTGTTTAA